CGAGATCGATGTCGTCAAACAGATCTGTCATCGTGTTGCCGTCATGTCGCAAGGTGAAGTCGTCGAAGTCGCTTCGACCTATGACTTGTTCAGTCAAGCTAAACACCCGGTGACACAACATTACGTCGACACCGCGTTACAGATCGAACTGCCGGAACGCATCTTACAGGCAACACCGGGTAAGATCATCCGCTTGCAGTTCACGGGCGAAAAGACCGGTGAGAGTACGTTATCAGAAGCAATCCGCCGTTACGATATCTCGGTCAGCATCTTGCACGGGAAGGTCGACTACATTCAAGACGTCGCCTTTGGTGTCTTGATCGTCAGCTTGACCGGATCATCCGACCAAATCGCTCCTGCACTCGACTGGCTCGCGACGGAACTTCATGCACTCGAGGTGATTCAGGATGTGGCTTGATCGTATTCAAACGATGTTACCCGAGCTCCTAAAAGCGCTCGGTGAGACGGCATGGATGGTCGGAATTTCACTTGCCTTCGCATTGGTCGTCGGGATTCCACTCGGGATTCTCTTGTTCGTCACCGACCGCGGATTATTTTTTCAAAACCTGGCCGTCCGGCGTGTCCTTGACTTCGTCGTCAATATCGTCCGGTCGCTACCGTTCATCATCTTGCTAGTTGCCCTCATTCCGTTAACGAAGTTCCTGCTCGACAATACGATTGGTCCGACAGCAGCATCCGTCAGCCTCAGCGTCGCAGCGATCCCGTTTCTTGCGCGACTCGTCGAAACATCATTGCGTGAGATTCCACCTGGTTTGATTGAAGCTGCCGAAGCCTGTGGTGCAAAACCATTACGAATCATCGTCAGCGTCCTCTTACCGGAAGCACTCCCTGGCATCATTCAGGGCATCACGTTAACGACGATCAGCCTGATCGGCTTCTCAGCGATGGCAGGTATCGTCGGTGGTGGTGGTGTCGGTGACCTCGCGATCCGTTTCGGGTACTATCGCTACGATAATCTCATTATGATCGTGACGATCGTCGTGCTCATCGTCATCGTTCAAAGCATTCAAGCACTTGGCAATCAACTGGCGCGAAAAACAGATAAACGCTAATCATACATACTAAGGGAGAGTGGAATCATGAAAAAACGATATGCCTTTTTAGCAACAGCCTTACTTGGTGCAGGAGTCCTCGCAGGATGCGGAGACAGCAGTGCGGATGAAAAAGACAAAACGAT
This window of the Exiguobacterium acetylicum genome carries:
- a CDS encoding methionine ABC transporter permease; this translates as MWLDRIQTMLPELLKALGETAWMVGISLAFALVVGIPLGILLFVTDRGLFFQNLAVRRVLDFVVNIVRSLPFIILLVALIPLTKFLLDNTIGPTAASVSLSVAAIPFLARLVETSLREIPPGLIEAAEACGAKPLRIIVSVLLPEALPGIIQGITLTTISLIGFSAMAGIVGGGGVGDLAIRFGYYRYDNLIMIVTIVVLIVIVQSIQALGNQLARKTDKR